AAGGGGCGGGCCTGGTGGTGGCGGCAGGCGCATCGCCCGCTGCGCAGGCGCTGCTGGGCCGCACCGTGGCGGTGATTGGCGGTGCCATGTATTCGCAATACCGCGCCGTGCCTGCCGCGCAGTGCCTGGTGCTGCCACCGGGCACCACAGCGGCAGAAGGCGCATCGTGCTTTGTGAACCCGCTCACGGCCCTGAGCATGGTGGAGACGATGAAGCGTGAAGGCCACACCGCGCTGGTGCACTCCGCTGCGGCCAGCAACCTGGGGCAGATGCTGAACAAGGTGTGCCAGAAGGACGGTATCGCTTTGGTCAATATCGTGCGCAAGCCGGAGCAGGCGGCGCTGCTGCGTGAGATCGGAGCCCAGTATGTGTGCGACAGCAGCGCGCCCACTTTTATGGCTGACCTGACGGATGCGCTGACCGCCACGGGCGCCACCATTGCGTTTGATGCCACGGGCGGCGGCACGCTGGCAGGGCAGATCCTGCAGTGCATGGAGGCCGCCATCAACCGCACAGCCAAGGAGTACAGCCGCTACGGATCGGCGGTGCTCAAGCAGGTGTACCTGTATGGCCACCTGGACACACGGCCCACCGAAGTGCACCGCACCTTTGGCATGGCCTGGGGCATGGGCGGGTGGCTGCTGTTCCCGTTTTTGCACAAGATTGGCGAAGAGGCGGCCCAGGCGCTGCGCCAGCGCGTGGCGGCAGAGCTGAAAACCACCTTTGCCAGCCACTACGCACGCACGGTGTCGCTGGCGGGGGCACTCAGCGCCGAGGCGATTGCCTTCTATGGTCCGCGCAACACGGGGGCGAAGGTGTTGATCGACCCGTCGATGGAGTGAGTGCGCATCGTGAGGGCCGAGCCGGTTGAAGCATTGCGCCGCGCTTCGACAGGCTCAGCGTGAACGGCTCTTAGTGTTTAAAAGTGGCACGCTGCGCTGCATTCAAGCCGCAGCCGCCCGCACCAGCGCCTGCAATTGCTCGCGCGGCCCCAGAAGCGCATCGCCGCCCAGCAGCTGCAGCGCCCCGCCCTGCCCTGTAACCACCAGTTGCGGCACGCCTTGGGCCCCCAGCAACTGCATGGTGGCGCGGGCGGCGGCCACACGCTCCAGCAAGGCTGCGCGCAAGGCGTCATCGGGCTCGTGCAGCCGGGAAGCAGCAGCCTGCAGGCCCAGTGCATTCAACACTTCAGCGATCACAGCAGGATCGGTGTTGTCGCGGCCTTCCACATAGCGGGCATGCTGCAGGGCGTGCAGCGCATCCAGCTCGCGTGTGGGCGCGGTCTGGGCCACGGCGGTCAGGGCCAGCGTGGCGGGGCCGGAATCAAAACGGCCGTTGGCAGCACCCAGGATGTGATCGCGGTAGGCCTGCGTGAAGGGCTGGCCCGTGAGCTGCTGTATGCGCTGGTCGTTGGCCCAGGCGTAGGCGGCAAATTCCGCATCCATGGGCCGCGCCCCGGCGCCCGCAAACAGGCCGGTGGGTGCGAGTGCCACATCGATGCCCTCCACGCCCTGCAGGTACTTGAGCGCAGGTGCAGCGGCATAGCACCAGCCACACAGGGGGTCGAACAGATAGGTCACCGTGATGGTGGGCATGGATGGCATAGCGGTCATGGATCAGGGTCTCTCTTCAAATTCAGGCGGCGTGGATGTGAGTGGTGTCACTGCTAGCGCAGCGGGTACGGCTAGCGCAGCTTCCAACGCCGCAATCTCTTGGGCCAGCGTGCCCCGGCTGCGAAAGTGGCGGGCAGCGCGGTCGTACCAGTTTTCGGCATCTTCCAGGTCGCCTTCCTGCAGGTGCAGGATGCCGTGCAGCCACGCGCCCAGCATGGAGCCGTCGTGCTGCACCAGATCGTGCGCCGCGTTCCAGCGCCCGGCGTGCAGATGCAGCAGGACTTGCTGGAGGGGGTGCGTAGCGGTCACGATCTGGTTCCTTTCATACGTCAAACGGAGGGGCGAGCGCCCACTCGCGGCTTACCACTTCATCTCGCCCTTGTTCACCTTGGCGCCGATGTCCAGCGACAGGCCCATGGGGGCGGCGGGGTAGGCCTTTTTCATCGCGTCGATGAGTTCGGCGCTGGTCTTGGTCGCGGCGGCATTCTTCTCAAACGCTTGCAGGTAGCCCTTGGTGTAGGTCACGTTGCTTGCGTCCAGCGCCGTGCCTGCGGGCATGTGGCCGGGCACCACCACGGTGGGCTGCAGGGCGGCCATTTCGTCCAGCTGTGCCACCCAGGCGCTGCGCTCGGCCACGGTCTGGGTGTCGGCTGTCCACACATGCATGTTGGTGCCAAACACGCCGATGTTGCCCACCACGGCCTTGATCGATGGAATCCAGGCGTAGGGGCGGTGCGCCAGGGCGCCCGTGGTGCCACGGATTTCCACCGTCTGGCCGTCCACCGTGAGGGTGTTGCCGCTCAGGGCCTTGGGCAGCACGGGCGTGCGTGGTGCATTGGCGCCCATCTTGGGGCCCCAGAAGCCGAGCTTGCCTGCGAGCTTGGCGTTGATCTTTTCCAGCACGGCGGGGGTGGTCACCACCTCGGCCTTGGGGAAGATTTCCTTGATGGTCTCCACGCCAAAGTAGTAATCAGGGTCGGCCTGGCTCACGTAGATGGTCTTGAGTTCCTTGCCGCTGTCGAGCACGTTGGCAGCGATGCGCAGTGCGTCGGCACGGGTAAAGCCTGCGTCAATGACCATGGCTTCTTTCTCGCCGTAGACCAGGGTGGAGTTGACGTTGAAGCTGTTGCCATCGGCGTTGTAGACCTTGACTTGCAGGGGCTGGGCGGCCTGGGCGCCAGCAAAGGCCAGGGACAGGGTGGCGGCGATGAGGGTGGTGCGGAACATGGCGGTTTCTCCAGAATTTGAGGGGGTTGCGTCGATCACAGGAAGAAGTTTATTTGCACCAATCGATCTAATAAACGCCATAAAATGCGCAAACTTGTTGCACAAATCGATCAAATAAACACCCATGGACCGACTGACCGCCATGCGCGTATTTGCCGAAGTAGCCACCAGCGGCAGCTTCAGCGCCACGGCCGACACGCTCGACATGTCGCGCGCCATGGTCACGCGCTATGTGGGCGAGATGGAGCAGTGGCTGCAGGCCCGCCTGCTGCAGCGCACCACCCGCAGCGTGACACTGACCGACGCGGGCGAGCTGGCTCTGCGCCGCTGCCAGCAGATGTTGGCGCTGACCCAAGACCTGGAAGAAGAGACCGCCACCACGGCCGAGGGGGAGCTGCGCGGCCAGTTGCGGCTGACCTGCAGTGTGTCGTTTGCGTTTGCGCAACTGGGTGCGGCGATTGCCGACTTTCTGGCCCAGCACCCGCAGCTCAAGATTGATCTGGATGCCAGCGAAGGCTCGCTGAACCTGGTGGAGCGGCGCATCGACTTGGCCATCCGCATCAGCGCCGAGCCCGATCCACTCCTCATCGGTCGACCGCTGGCGCAGTGCACATCGGCCCTGGTCGCATCGCCCACCTACCTGGCCGCGCACGGCACGCCGCAGCAGCCCGCCGACTTGGCCCAGCACCGCTGCCTGAGCTATGCCAACTTTGGCAAAAGCGTGTGGCAGCTTACGCAGGGTGATGTGGTGGAGCGGGTAGGCGTGTCAGGCCACTTCAGCGCCAACGAGGCCACCACACTGATGCGTGCGGCGCTGGCGGGCGGCGGCATTGCGCTGCAGCCCACTTACCTCGTCAACCCGCACCTGCACAACGGCGAGCTGCAGGCGGTGCTGCCAGGGTGGGGTTTGCCGGTGATGACGATCTATGCGCTGTACCCATCGCGCAGGCACTTGTCGCCCGCCGTGCGGGCGCTGCTGGATTTTTTGGTGGAGCGGTTTGAAGGGGTGCCGTGGTAGCGCCTGCCCGCCTGCCACGGCCCGCATTGCTACACTATTGATAGCTTCTTGCGCTTATCCAATAAGCGTTGCAGGCACTTTTCACTTAAACCCTGCCAAGGGCACTCATTCCGCCTCAATGCCAGCGGCCTTGATCACCTTGCCCCACTTCAGGGTCTCGGCCGCCTGGAACTTGGCCAGGTCTGCGGGCGTGGTGGTCCAGGCCTCGGAGCCAGACATGTCGAAGAACGACTTGGCCGTGGCGCTCTTGGTGGCAGCTTGCATCAGCTCGTTGAGGCGGTTGACCACAGCGGCGGGCGTGCCTGCGGGGGCGTAGGCGGCAAACCAGTAGCCCATGTCGTAGCCCTTCACACCGGCTTCGTCGATGGTGGGCACCTCAGGCAGCTGGGGGCTGCGCTTTTGGGTGGAGTAGCCCAGCGCCCGCAGCTTGCCCGCGCTGATTTGCGGCATGCCGGTGGAGGTGTCGGTGATCATCAAATCGATCTGCCCGGCCAGCAGGTCGGTGATGGCAAAGGGGTTGCTCTTGTACGGCACGTGCAGGATGTCCACGCCTGCGAGTTGCTTGAACATCTCGCCCGCCACGCGGCTCGAAGCACTGCCGCTGCCAAAGGTGAGCTTGCCGGGGTTCTTCTTGGCAAAGGCCACGAGGTCGCCCACGCTCTTGTGCGGCGATGCGGGGTTGACCACCAGCACCTGCCCGCCCTTGCCCAGGCCGGTGATGGGCGCAAAGTCTTTCACTGGGTCGTAAGAGAGCTTTTTGTACAGGTGCTCGTTGGCGGCGTGGGTGGTGTTGGTGGTGATGAGGAGGGTGTAGCCGTCAGGCGCGGCCTTGGCCACGGCGGCGGCGGCAATCATGCCGCTGGCACCGGCCTTGTTGTCGACCACCACGGCCTGCTTGGTGTCGTTGGTGATGGACTGGCCCACAGCCCGCGCGAGCTGGTCGGTGGCGCTGCCTGCGGCAAAGGGCACCACGAAGGTGATGGGCTTGGCCGGAAAGGTTTGCGCGGCAGCGGGTGCAGCGATGGACAAGGCCATCAGGGCCCCAGCGGCTGCAGCCAGGGCGTGGCGTCGGTTCAAGGCAAAGTAGTTAGCGGGCATGTTGTCTCCTTCTGTTCTATGGGTACGGTCAAACGAAAACGGGGGGCGTCAGATTGCGGGCCCAGCCAGGTGCGGGCACAGCGCAGCAGGCACCTGCACGGGCAGCGACAGCAGCCAGTAGCTCAGCGTCTTGCCGTGGCTGTCGAGGTTGAGGGCGTCGTTCACGCCGCCGTCCAGCACATCGTCCAGCACCAGGTTCATGGCGTGCAGCTGGGGCAGCAGGTAGCGTGCGACGCGGCTGGGTTGGCGGGCGGCAAAGTGGCGGGCCACGGCCTCTTCGGTCACTTGCTGCACCAGCACATCCCACAGCGCGGGATGCCAGGCGATGACGCTGAGGTTGGACCGGTTGCCCTTGTCGCCCGTGCGGCTGTGGGCCAGTCGGTAGAGGGGCACGGTGAGCATGGTGGCGGCATCCGCAGTGCGCGTGTCGGTCATTGCAGGCCTCCTTCATTCCACATCTGGTAGCCGGTGACCACGGCACTGCGCGGCACCACGCACGACACGGTGCCCAGGCGCGGGCGCATGGCGGTGCGCACGCCGCCGCCGCCTGCGGGGCCGCAGGTGTACAGCGCCGTCACCTCGCGCACCAGGCGCTGGGCGCTGGCGTGGTCGCGGTGCTGCAGGGCCACGCGCAAGCGCACATCGCGGGTGGCATCCATGTCTGCAGCGGGCGCATCCAGCCAGGTGCTGGCGTCGTCGCCAAGCACACTGGTCACGCCAATCAAATCCACGCGCACTGGGCCCAGGCCCTGCAGCCGCTCGCGCAACACCTGCCCTGCCAAGCGGGCGCGGGCCTCGGCGCGGGGGCCTGCGTAAGAGATTTCGCCTTCGGCAAACCAGCCGGATTCAAAGCACACATTCACTTTGAGCGTGGGCGGCTGCGAGTGGCCGCGCACACCTTCCAGCCGCACCGCGTCAGGCCCCACGGGCAGCACCTGCGCGGCGGTGATGTCGGCCACCACATCAGGGGTCAGGTAGGCCGCTGGGTCGTGCAACTCGTACAGCAGCTGCTCCTTCACGGTGCGCTCGTTGATGCAGCCGCCCGTGCCTGCGGGCTTGGTGATGGTGCAGTGGCCGTCGGGGTCGATCTCGGCAATGGGGTAGCCCAGGGTGGCCAAGCCGGGCACATCTTTGTAGCCGGGGTCGGCAAAGTAGCCGCCGGTGACTTGCGCGCCGCATTCCAGCAGATGGCCCGCCATGGTGGCGCGGGCCAGGCGGTCCCAGTCGTCTGCCGCCCAGCCGTAATGCGCCATGGCCGGGCCCAGCACCAGCGAGGGGTCGGCCACGCGGCCGCAGACCACGATGTCGGCCCCGGCGCGCAGCGCATCGGCAATGGCCTGTGCGCCGATGTAGGCGTTGGCGCTGACGATGGGCTCGGTGGGCATGGCGGGGCCCAGGGCACGCTCGAGCAAGGCACGGTGCTGGAGGCCGCTCAGGTCGTCACCCTGCACCACCGCAATGCGCGGTGCGCGCAGGCCCAGCTCGGCCGCCAGTTGGTGGATGCGGCGTGCCGCGCCCGCAGGGTTGGCAGCGCCAAAGTTGCTGACGATGCGCACGCCGTGCGCCAGGCATTCGGCCAGCACGGGCTGCAGCAGGTCCACCAGCAGCGGCTCGTAGCCTGCATCGGGCTGGGTGCGGCGTGCCAGCTGGGCCAGTGCCAGGGTGCGCTCGGCCAGGGTTTCAAAAATCAGCACGCCGCTCTGGCCGCTGGCGATGAGGGCCTGCACCACGGGCGCGGCGGCATCGGTGCGGTCGCCCGAAAAGCCTGCCGCGCAGCCAATGCGCAGGTGGGGAATGTGTTGTGACATCAGTCGCTGTCTCCTGCGGTGCAATGTAAGCAGGCTGCGCTATTCTGTGAAATCGATTGTTGCAATCAATCCATCTGCAAAACAAATGAATGAGAACCCCGCGCTTTCCGCCCGCCAGCTCGATGCCTTTGTGGCGCTGGCAGAGCACCGCAGCTTTACCCGCGCTGCCGTGCAATGCCATCTGTCGCAGCCCGCGTTCAGCGCGCTGATCAAGGCGCTGGAAGACGCGCTGGGCGCGCGCCTGTTTGACCGCAGCACGCGGCATGTGGACCTGACGCCCGAGGGGGTGAACTTTCTCGAATCCGCCCACCGCATTCGCGCCGAAATGCAGGCCGCCGTGGCCGCGCTGCGCGATGCCGTGACGCTGCAACGCGGTCGCGTGGCAGTGGCCTTACTGCCATCACTGGCGGCGGGCTGGCTGCCGCAGGTGCTGGCCAGCTACCAGCAGGCGCACCCCGGCATTGCGGTGGACATTGCCGATGTGCTATCTGAGCCCTGCATTGACCGCGTGGCCAACGGCACGGCCGACTTTGCTCTGGCGGCCATCCGCGCGGACACGCCTGCGCTGCAGGCCGAGCCGTTTTGCAGCGATGCCTTTTACTTAGTGTGCCCCGAGCGGCACCCGCTGGCGCGGCGCAGAAAGCCCCTGACGGTGGCCGACCTGGCGGGCTACCCCTTCATTCACCTGGCACGCAACAGCAGCGTGCGCCAGTACCTGGAGGCGGCCTTTCGCCCGCAGGCCATGCACACCCTGATGGAGGTGGAGCAGCTGGCCACCGTGACGGGCATGGTGCGCGCGGGCCTGGGCATCAGCGTGGTGCCCGCGCTCACGCTGTTTCACTTTCAGCAGCCGGGGGTGGTCACGCGCCCTTTGCCGTTGCCCGGGCTGCAGCGCCAGATTTACCTGGTGCGGCGGCGTGACCAAAGCCTGTCGGCCGCCGCGCAGTCGCTGTACGAATGGGTAGTGGCGCGCAAACCCCGGTTGGCTTGAATCAGGGAACGCAACGAAAACGCTATTAAATCAATAGCTGCCAGCGCTTATCTATCAAGCGCCACAGGCCATTTTTATCAAAAAAAAAGCGGCACAGACAGCCTGTGCGACTCACCTCGCACCCACCCAAAGGCCGGAAACCCCGCAGACTGGCAAGGCAAGCCCCGCACACCGGCCCGCAAATCCGCGAAAATCTCGCCCCTTAACATCCCTGTCCATCCCGCCCCCATGACCGAAGCGACCACCGCCCCCGCCCTGCCCGACCACCTCTCGTCCGACCCGCGCAGCCCCCACCACAATGCCGCCGTGTTCGAACACGATATCGGCATCCGCTTCAATGGCAAAGAGCGTTTTGATGTGCAGGAATACTGCATCAGCGAAGGCTGGGTCAAAGTGCCTTCGGGCAAGACGGTGGACCGCAAGGGCCAGCCCGTGATGATCAAGCTCAAGGGCACGGTCGAAGCGTTTTACCGCTGAGCCAGCCCGGCGCTACCGCCTTCACGCCTGCATGGCCCAGCACCCCACTTTGCCCGTGGCGCAGCCTGCGCCGCCGGGGCTCTGGGTCATCCACTGCGATGGCAGCGCCATCCCCAACCCTGGCCGCATGGGGCTGGGGGCCACCCTGCTGGCCCCCGATGGGCAGCAGCACAGCCTGTCGCTCACCAGCAGCCTGGTGGGCTGCAACAACGAGGCCGAGCTGCGCGCCCTGATCGCCGCGCTGCAACACGCCCATGCGCTGGGTGCACGGGCCGTGGCGGTGTACAGCGACAGCACCATCCTCATCGAACAATTGCAACCACCCCAACAGGACAAACGCGCCCCCGCGCCCATCGCCAGACTGGCCGAATGGTTTGACAACGCACGCGCCTGGCTGGCGCGCTTTGACAGCGTGCAGCTGCAGTGGATTCCCCGCCACCGCAACAGCGCCGCCGACACCCTGGCGCGCGCCGCCCTGGGTGCCCCCGCCAAGGTGGCGCAGCACCCGAGCCACAAGAAAAAGAAGCGCTGAAGCACTGCCGGATAGGCCGGGTACAGGTTTGTTGGAGGCCTGCACTGGCCCCTCCGTGTCGCAGCCCCGTCACACAAACGTCACAAAATTTACGTTTAAACAACAATCCTCCTGCATACTTTGTCGGCTTGGCACCGTCGGTCCAAGACTCACACATTCAGGAAGGAACAACATGCGACGTGATGCACGCTGGGTGGTGCTTTTGGCAGGCGCAACTGCAGTGCTGGGCACCGCCACGGCACAGAACAACAACGCAGCAGCCCAGGCCCGCGCCGCTGCCGCCAGCCCGGCCCCCAACTTTGCCAGCAGCCCCCGCGAAAAGCTGGTGGTGGCCATGCCCAAGACCTATGCCAAGGCCGAGACCATGCTGCTGTGGGGCGACTACTTCAACCACCTGGCACGCTGCGGCAACCTGGACCTGCAAAACCAGCAAGGCGAGTCGCTGGAGCGCAGCTCCAACATCGACCTGCTGGGCGAAAAAGAGCTGATCGAAGGCATCACGTCGGGCAAGGTGCAACTGGCCCAGGTCAACCCCGGCCTGGTGCCGCAACTGGTGGCAGCAGGCCAGCCCACGCCCTTTGCCGTGCCGGGCAACAAGGCATCGGGCAAGCGCAACTCCTACCACCTGATCTTGATTGCGCGGGTGGACAGCCCCTTCAAAGAACCCAAGGACCTGATCGGCAAGAAGATTGCCCACTCCACGCCCACCTCTAACTCGGGCAACCTGGCGCCGCGCGCGCTGTTCCCCGCCATCGGGCTGGTGCCGGACAAGAACTACGAAGTGGTTTTCTCCAACGGACACGAGCGTTCGGTGACGGGTGTGATGCACGGTTTTTACCCCGCAGCCGCTGTGGCCAGCGACCTGTACCAGCGCATGGTGCTCAAGGGCGATGTGAAGGGATCGAGCATTCGCACGCTGTGGGAGAGCGCGCCCTTCATGACCGAGACCTGGACCCTGGGCAAGACCGCCTCGCCCGATGTGCAAAACCGCGTGCAGAAATGCTCGTACGCCTACAGCTTCTCGCCCAAGCTGCGCCAGTTGCTGCCAGGCAACGACACCATGCTGCCCATCAACTTCGAGCGTGACTTTGCCACGGTGATGGAGGTCTACAAAAAGACCCAGGCGGCCCTGGCAGAAGCCAAGCCTGCGGCAGCCAAGTAAAGCGCTGCACCGGCGGAGATGGCTGGCTTAACCCGCCAGCCGGTCGCGGGTGTGCCGTGCCACATCGCGCACCCAGGGCTGGGCCGCCCAGTGCTG
This Acidovorax sp. 106 DNA region includes the following protein-coding sequences:
- a CDS encoding DsbA family protein translates to MPSMPTITVTYLFDPLCGWCYAAAPALKYLQGVEGIDVALAPTGLFAGAGARPMDAEFAAYAWANDQRIQQLTGQPFTQAYRDHILGAANGRFDSGPATLALTAVAQTAPTRELDALHALQHARYVEGRDNTDPAVIAEVLNALGLQAAASRLHEPDDALRAALLERVAAARATMQLLGAQGVPQLVVTGQGGALQLLGGDALLGPREQLQALVRAAAA
- a CDS encoding PhnD/SsuA/transferrin family substrate-binding protein, encoding MRRDARWVVLLAGATAVLGTATAQNNNAAAQARAAAASPAPNFASSPREKLVVAMPKTYAKAETMLLWGDYFNHLARCGNLDLQNQQGESLERSSNIDLLGEKELIEGITSGKVQLAQVNPGLVPQLVAAGQPTPFAVPGNKASGKRNSYHLILIARVDSPFKEPKDLIGKKIAHSTPTSNSGNLAPRALFPAIGLVPDKNYEVVFSNGHERSVTGVMHGFYPAAAVASDLYQRMVLKGDVKGSSIRTLWESAPFMTETWTLGKTASPDVQNRVQKCSYAYSFSPKLRQLLPGNDTMLPINFERDFATVMEVYKKTQAALAEAKPAAAK
- a CDS encoding LysR family transcriptional regulator, with translation MDRLTAMRVFAEVATSGSFSATADTLDMSRAMVTRYVGEMEQWLQARLLQRTTRSVTLTDAGELALRRCQQMLALTQDLEEETATTAEGELRGQLRLTCSVSFAFAQLGAAIADFLAQHPQLKIDLDASEGSLNLVERRIDLAIRISAEPDPLLIGRPLAQCTSALVASPTYLAAHGTPQQPADLAQHRCLSYANFGKSVWQLTQGDVVERVGVSGHFSANEATTLMRAALAGGGIALQPTYLVNPHLHNGELQAVLPGWGLPVMTIYALYPSRRHLSPAVRALLDFLVERFEGVPW
- a CDS encoding zinc-binding dehydrogenase, whose amino-acid sequence is MTTTATIPTTALQLRSLVQPDGTLQISLEPTAVPTPGHDEVLIQVQATPINPSDIGLLLGPADLSTVQVTGTAERPVATARIPERAMPHMAARLGQSMPVGNEGAGLVVAAGASPAAQALLGRTVAVIGGAMYSQYRAVPAAQCLVLPPGTTAAEGASCFVNPLTALSMVETMKREGHTALVHSAAASNLGQMLNKVCQKDGIALVNIVRKPEQAALLREIGAQYVCDSSAPTFMADLTDALTATGATIAFDATGGGTLAGQILQCMEAAINRTAKEYSRYGSAVLKQVYLYGHLDTRPTEVHRTFGMAWGMGGWLLFPFLHKIGEEAAQALRQRVAAELKTTFASHYARTVSLAGALSAEAIAFYGPRNTGAKVLIDPSME
- a CDS encoding DUF3297 family protein, yielding MTEATTAPALPDHLSSDPRSPHHNAAVFEHDIGIRFNGKERFDVQEYCISEGWVKVPSGKTVDRKGQPVMIKLKGTVEAFYR
- a CDS encoding MBL fold metallo-hydrolase; translated protein: MFRTTLIAATLSLAFAGAQAAQPLQVKVYNADGNSFNVNSTLVYGEKEAMVIDAGFTRADALRIAANVLDSGKELKTIYVSQADPDYYFGVETIKEIFPKAEVVTTPAVLEKINAKLAGKLGFWGPKMGANAPRTPVLPKALSGNTLTVDGQTVEIRGTTGALAHRPYAWIPSIKAVVGNIGVFGTNMHVWTADTQTVAERSAWVAQLDEMAALQPTVVVPGHMPAGTALDASNVTYTKGYLQAFEKNAAATKTSAELIDAMKKAYPAAPMGLSLDIGAKVNKGEMKW
- a CDS encoding tripartite tricarboxylate transporter substrate binding protein, which gives rise to MPANYFALNRRHALAAAAGALMALSIAAPAAAQTFPAKPITFVVPFAAGSATDQLARAVGQSITNDTKQAVVVDNKAGASGMIAAAAVAKAAPDGYTLLITTNTTHAANEHLYKKLSYDPVKDFAPITGLGKGGQVLVVNPASPHKSVGDLVAFAKKNPGKLTFGSGSASSRVAGEMFKQLAGVDILHVPYKSNPFAITDLLAGQIDLMITDTSTGMPQISAGKLRALGYSTQKRSPQLPEVPTIDEAGVKGYDMGYWFAAYAPAGTPAAVVNRLNELMQAATKSATAKSFFDMSGSEAWTTTPADLAKFQAAETLKWGKVIKAAGIEAE
- a CDS encoding LysR family transcriptional regulator, encoding MNENPALSARQLDAFVALAEHRSFTRAAVQCHLSQPAFSALIKALEDALGARLFDRSTRHVDLTPEGVNFLESAHRIRAEMQAAVAALRDAVTLQRGRVAVALLPSLAAGWLPQVLASYQQAHPGIAVDIADVLSEPCIDRVANGTADFALAAIRADTPALQAEPFCSDAFYLVCPERHPLARRRKPLTVADLAGYPFIHLARNSSVRQYLEAAFRPQAMHTLMEVEQLATVTGMVRAGLGISVVPALTLFHFQQPGVVTRPLPLPGLQRQIYLVRRRDQSLSAAAQSLYEWVVARKPRLA
- a CDS encoding ribonuclease HI family protein, which encodes MAQHPTLPVAQPAPPGLWVIHCDGSAIPNPGRMGLGATLLAPDGQQHSLSLTSSLVGCNNEAELRALIAALQHAHALGARAVAVYSDSTILIEQLQPPQQDKRAPAPIARLAEWFDNARAWLARFDSVQLQWIPRHRNSAADTLARAALGAPAKVAQHPSHKKKKR
- a CDS encoding acyclic terpene utilization AtuA family protein, whose translation is MSQHIPHLRIGCAAGFSGDRTDAAAPVVQALIASGQSGVLIFETLAERTLALAQLARRTQPDAGYEPLLVDLLQPVLAECLAHGVRIVSNFGAANPAGAARRIHQLAAELGLRAPRIAVVQGDDLSGLQHRALLERALGPAMPTEPIVSANAYIGAQAIADALRAGADIVVCGRVADPSLVLGPAMAHYGWAADDWDRLARATMAGHLLECGAQVTGGYFADPGYKDVPGLATLGYPIAEIDPDGHCTITKPAGTGGCINERTVKEQLLYELHDPAAYLTPDVVADITAAQVLPVGPDAVRLEGVRGHSQPPTLKVNVCFESGWFAEGEISYAGPRAEARARLAGQVLRERLQGLGPVRVDLIGVTSVLGDDASTWLDAPAADMDATRDVRLRVALQHRDHASAQRLVREVTALYTCGPAGGGGVRTAMRPRLGTVSCVVPRSAVVTGYQMWNEGGLQ